AACTGGAAGATAGTGAGGAAGAAGTGGAAACCTCTGGTTGTGCCATTTACCAACCAAACCAGCCAATAATTTTGGTTGAACCGATTTTTGGCAACCGCAATAAGACGGTTGGCTAGCGGTAACTGATTTTTGGTAATTATGTATACGTGGCTGACAGGTGGCACAAAGAATTTGGCACATTTTGCCAACCGAACCCAACCCTAAATatcatattgtgttaaatcatgACCCATCTGATTTTCTCCACGATCATGGACTATGAAAGCTTACCAAACCAAATAGAATCAAGCGCATGGACCTTCTTTGTGAGAAACTTTTCGGTTTGACTAACACATCTTCTCATAAGTTTTCTCATGAtggatgaaaacttgatatGTCAGAAACTTACAATATAATATATTAGTAAATACGTAATTCATGTTGGTGCTTTTCTTTTAGTCAACAAATGAATTGATAACATCACATGTTGTTTATGACGATTGCATCAAAAATATTGCGAGTTCTAAGGCAAAGAGAAACCCACTATAAGACTAAGACATACGAATAAGACATAAGAAGTGACATTAACTTGACCACCACCAAAGGTCTTTTGTACAACAAGATTTTCCACCTTAGTAACCATCATTGGCCAAAGAAAATTTGATAATTACCCAAATTGGTTGATAATATTAATTGCATGTTGGGCTTGTTTGATGCACAAAAATTAGATTAGATAAAATTAAGATATGTGTGAAGACAGAGacggttttttaattttaattaagggGAATTAAATGggatatatatgtttttttagaATATGATGAGTTATTGAATCCAATCCAATCATAAACCAAGCGAGACTTTGAACAAACAGTACTGAACAAAAAATGCTATGATGACAGAGGAGTAGAATCAAGATGATATTTAAATGGCACAAATTGGTAtcaagagatttttttttggggggggggggagagagtaGTAGGCTATTCACATATGCTGCCTCAACAAAATTTGGTCTGAATAAAACTTCAATTCCTACTATTACATATGCTGACTATTGCAatcaattttaacaaaaataaaaggggagaaaaataaaatctcatGAGCATGAAATAGGAACTATGGTAAAAGTTTCCCaataacatgtttatatatttcCATTCTCCTCCGTTGATGACTCCGAAGCGGAGTCATCAGTAGTGGAATTGGAGACAATGCTTGAACCCTCACTATCCGAAATCCCAGACCGTCGATCTTCGACAGGCTGTTTCAAAAACCAGTACATAATGCTTGCAGTCAAAGTAAGAATCATCTTTTGATTCACCTGATGAAATGTGTCAATATAAACTAGTTTAGGTGCATTGgttgacaaaagaaaatgaacaaaaataacGAACATCGAACATCCCAAAAGTACCTCAGTTATGTCTTCAGGAAGCAAAAATATCGAACATCCGAGCTTTCTTGCAATACTGATAATGTAAGTGgcattcatcttcttctcctcaTCTATATTTTTCAAAGATTCGGTAGAAAAATTATGAATATGGTTTTCGAACATATTGATATTTGATAATAAGTTTCCCTAACAAATTCAACTATGCCTCGGAAAAATAGGAGAAAACATACCGGTTACTCCTTTTGTTACAACACTCCAGTTCACCACTCTAGGCTGCACACAGCTAAGCAACTCAAGGAAGAAAATTCCATCCGACAAACTCTTATCCTGTAAGATTGATATAGTAACATATGATCAGGGATGACAGTAAGCACAGATTGATGCACAGTCAAAAAGAAGTTCTTGCTAATGTTTCAAAATTTCAGGCATGAGATTCATGCATGGATGTCACAGCCTATTTGGAAACTTCAATCGTTCACCTAATTCACGAAACATCTAAGCAAATAACACGACAGATTATGGACCTATGGCTAGAGTGTACATCTGCAATTCGAAGGAATGATTGCATAACTTATGTCAGGACTACAAAATCTTTGCATTACTCCTTTTTTCACCATCAGGTATAAAATTACTACACCAAACACATAGTGCCATGGGAATGACGTTTGAAAAGCACCACTGCTATCTTTATAAACTACAGAAATGGTACCTTAAAACTTTTCATGCAGCTCTGGCTTCCCGTGCTGCTGACTTTGGTGTTGGCCCATTCTAGAATATCAGCATCAGCAATTTCCTTCCCATGGGAATGAAATCTCAAGTTCTTTAGTAGTTGGAGGATGTTGTACCGCATCAATTGCCACAAATAAGCTGAAGACAAAACCGACACTCTTTGGTTCAGACAGTTTCTTTGAATGATTATATAAGCATAAAGTCATACCACGAGTCTGATGTATTTGGAAGAATCCTGTAAGATACAGAATTAACATAAATGTGCCAGTGCCCGTACCAAGTATTAACTTTTTATTCCCCTGAACGATGTCATTTCCAGCAATATTTACCAAAGAAAACTTCAGTTGCTTTCCAATTTTTACAACTTGGTTGCAGTTTTCTACTTTCTTGAATGGCATTTTAATTGGAggcttgtttgcaatcttccAATTTACAATGCCGGGTGAAATCTTGTCCAGTGACTCCAGAAGCGCCCACCTGCAGAGGATCAATTTCACTTCAGCTCCAGATGAAACAAAAGATCAAGCAGTTTGAATAGTTAGCATAGTCTAACTCTGGAAGTGCTTGAATTTAGTTCATGATCTCtactacaaaattaaaaaaaatctacctttaggacaatcttttcgatattttttatattttgaaatttgGAAGTTTGGTTTTATTTGAACCATGAACCTGATGCGAACTTAGTATGCCACCAGATGCAACACTATAATAAGTTGATGAGAGCATAAATAATTTATGTTCAGGAGGATAGACACACTATAATATTAAATCATCATAAGAgttcaaaatcaaattttacCCGTTTCTGAGGTCTTCAAAGACGTTATTGATATATGAAGAATTCCCGAGACTATTCATCCAAAAGCGAAATGCTCTCTCTTCTCTGGAGATTTGGGTGTCATCTTCCAAATTGTCAAGGAATGATGTCTGCTTTGTTTGTGTTGAGAGTCCATTTCTACAGGTGAAATGAGTAGTTTAGACATTATTGATGTATGATGAATTTCCGAGACTATTCTAAAAGGAATGCATTGCTCAAGTAGATATAGTTCTCACCTATGCTGGAAAATATGTGCAACAAAGGCAAGGTTAAGATTCGGGGATCCTTCAACAATATCTTTTGCGGTCAAATATCTCTTGCAGCCCATCCTATCTGCATGTTCAAGAACTAACTTTGCTCTTTCCATAGGATTCTTTGCATCCAATGCAGATGGTTTACTGTGCTCCGGTGCTAGAACATTTAGGAGGTGAGCATAAGCCTCTGCATCCTGCAAGACAAACATCTCATACCCTCAAACACTATTAATATCCTTGTAATGTATGTTGAATCTATTTATCAGTTATTGCTGTTGCAACCCATTGAATAGAATCACTGGCTAAACCTTTCCTATTTGATTCTAAACAACAGGAGTGCATGACATATCCCAAACCTCGACAAGTTATTAACTTATTCTCATACCTTCACATCAGAGGAGAAGTTTGTGACTATCTTCTGATATCCAGCTTTCTTCAATTGGAAATTCATCCATCTCAGTAATATCTTTTCCGGTGGTAGACTCATCAACTCTTCCACATCCTGTAGGTTTTGGACATTAGAATTTAGAACACATTAGAAAAACTGTTGGTTGATAGCCTCACCACTAATTGTCGtaagaatcaaaattttatgaatTAGGACTTTCTTACCTTGCTATCGTCAACCAACTCCACCAATTGAGGTGTTTTCTTCAAGTTGAGGTCTGCCAAGAGTTGTATCTATATAGCATAAAAAGTAGTATAGAACTCTTAGAAAGATAAATTTGCAGCTTGCATTGCATTTCATATCAACTTTATATGCAGATATCTACAAGGATATCATAAGAAGCCTATAATTTGGATATGGCCCACCATATATTACAAAATCAAACTTCATGCTTTTGAAGTTATACAACTCTGAAAATCTTACCTTGATTATCTGAGAAATCACTCCAAGAACAAGATGACGCTGAAATCCAAACAACAGAGCCAATATTGGTAAGTATCCATGTCCGATATATACATTTTAACACTCTACTCAGTGAAGCAGTAGAAACACAAGTGCACATTACACGAAGGACATGAAATGGCATGTATGCATACCCTTCCTTCAATGAAATCCTGAGTCCCAATATTGACCACAGTACATCCAACAGCCTTAGCAGAGTTGAGGCACAAGGTGTGATTTTCATTTCTCTCCCATGGATTAAGTACTCGTTTAGTATTGATAGCTCGTTCATCGATTGTTCCAGGCACTGCCACATTGATCAGCTTACTGCATCCAGAGAAACACATCCATAAAAATCCAATCAACAATCCCACACAATCCAATCAAGTAACTCAACAACAAGATACCAAAAGGGGTAGTATTGAATAACAATCAATCACCATAAAAGTACTCCATCTTTTACGATCTCGAATAAATCATTGGTTGATGGATCAATAGGGAGATATGTCTTAAGGAAATCATCCTGTCCAAGGTAGTTATTGATATGAGCTACATAGGATGCCTTCTCGGATTCGCTGATCGTGTGAAGCAAAGTGGTGGTAGCAGCCTTGAGAAAGGCAGATGAAGAGTTGTTCTTTCCACCACTTCCTGTGGTTGCAGTGGCATGAGCTTGGAGTTGCAAATAAACCTGCAACATATAAATCATTTTCTTCAACTACAGATAAATAAAGAACAAACACAGCTTCGGCATTTACTTATTCGACTGACTGCTCAATTGGGTTTGAagtaaaattgttaaaaaaaccAGACCCTGAGGAAGAATTCGAAATCGACATCTTCATCGAGGTTGGGATGCAAATCTTGAATGAAAGAAGCCCTGTCTTGGTCAGTAAAATTATCTGATCCCACGACCTTGAGCCTTGACATCTTGGCAGGCAAGTCTCCAACTGTGAGCTTtccactctctctcttcatGCTCATAAACTTCATCACAACAAAATCACACATTTTTCAGCCAAAAAAGtgctaaaaaataaatcaaaaacATAAAGTGCTGAACAACATACATGGGATTTCAAGCTCCGGAGCTCCACTTGGGTGAACTGATTCTGCAGCCATGGATCTGAGACTAGAATGCCGACGTACCCCGACATTTTCGGAGCTGCCCGGAAGAAGAAAATGCAGGATTGAGCTGAAGATTTTGCTGAAAGTTGATCTCTTTCAGTATTTCTCTTGGTTATTATCCCCCACCAAACAAAcccaactttttatttttatttaattacttaAGTTTGAAACTTTAGAGCAGGAGGATTAGTACAAGACTTGTCACAGTTGGGGTCGGGGTAGAGCTGTCACACTTCAAAGTTTGGTCATTTGAATGAAGATGCACAATTCAAATAATGACCATCGTGTCCTACTCCAACCCACCCTCTCTCACTTTCAAATCTCAATCAGTCAAGCTGGTtcccttttttctctctctaaaatgagTAACTACGGGGGAAAGGAGATAGACCCCACAAACAATGTCGTTGGAGAATTCAAAATATAACTACTACGTCTTTATTTTCCGAGTAAGTTTTCAGTGTAAAGTCACATTGTTGTGTAATATTTTTACCATGCTTAATGTTTAACAtgtgtatttatttattaaagtaACGTAACCGTGACAGTTTGTATCCATCGCTCTCATTCTACCGTTCtgctttcaagtttcaactaaACTTAGACCGTTacaatttcaagatttgaactttaattaataaacaattaGAGCAACATGAAGGATTAAACAATGGAATTTGCTAAGCTCAGTTGGgcataaaattaattatattcCTAATGGATAAGTAGGGAATGGTAAATGTCCAAAATTGGTAAAGCACTCAGGTCAGTTAGGCATTGAATTGAATACATTATTTCACTAAAAAGTGGTCGGTCATTTGAAAAAAAGAAGGCATTTGGGCATTTGGGCACCTGCAAGTGCGTGGTAAGGACCACCGGATAAAAAGACCGTTTGCCTTTCCTGAAAAGCAGAGTTTGATTGGCAACAGATGTTTTTGACGTTTCCTAAATTCCCAGGCTTCCATGGAGGTTATAACGAGTTCAACGACCAAATAGTGCACTTGTGACTTGTATTGAAAGAATATGTTATTGATAATATATCGATAAAATTAATTGAAACGGTATTTTTGAACTGTTATCATATTAAAGTTTGATTTGTTAAATCTAAAGTTTTGACATTTTGGTATTTGACTTTGATTTAATGTTCATTTTAACAATTCTTTTGTCATTTCTATTTGAATTTCACACATATCATCTTTTAAAATGAGATTGTGTCGTCTTAAAAAAGCAGACTGTTTACTTCAAATATCAAATGTCACATTTTTAATTTAGGAGCCAAAGTTCATTTAGTCGTGGTTTTGTGACTACTGCTCCGATTTACTGTGTATCAATATGTAGTTGACACTGTTTCAATGTCGTTATATCTAACAAAATATATAGATATGCTATCGACAATATTATGATGTGTCATGTGTcctctaataaaaaaatagacgTCATTAAATTACCTTAGTAACTAGTATTTATCTTCTCCTTTCCATTCCTCCCAGTGTCATCGACATACAGCATCATATCATCCCCACAGACCATTTTCATATTTGGCTTGTCATTAATAATCATTAAGCAGTTCAATTATCATCATATAACAAATCAGTCCATCTAAACTCTATAATTTCTTGCAGAGAACATAAACTAAAGTATCATCCGATTCATGGGTCGTAAGAACTTCCATATTTTTACATAATTGTGAGGCACCAATCTGCAAAAAGGACGGTGCAGGCGGGCAATGCTGCCTTCATGACTCCATCCATGGCATTATCTAATAAACAAGCTAGTCCCATGAACATAAACAAATAGATCTTGCACACAAGAGAGCATGGGAGGGACAACAATGGTAGGCCATACCAAAGTGGATTAAGGAAGCTTTATACACAGTTAATTTGCTTTACAGAAAAGGCaaatagaaagagaaaaaaaaaaggcatgggaaaaaaaaattataaataattagGGGAATGTGTGTACCGAACCTTGCTGTGTTTCCTTCTACTCTCAAGGCATATGAATCATTACCGAGGTCCATCGACGTGTGCTGATGCAAGTATATAAAAATCCATATTTGTGGGACATTCCCACACATGGTGTTGCACTGGTGTTCATTGGACACTGTTGAATCTTCATCATCAGTTAGGCTAATTCTTCTGGGTGCTTTCCTTTAAACAAAGTATGATTCGAGTCACGCTTGTGTCTGATTCCCGCTATTATTGGACAACAGATAAAATAGACTAAACAAGTTAGATGAATTTTGCCTTGAACAGTTTACAATCTTTGTCACAGGCGTAGATTACAAAGCACTCGGCAAGGTTATTGCTAGACCCAAGCTAAAATTATCTGTTCCAACAGTACATAATCAGCACAAAAAATAGGGATGGTGCACCTATAGTAAAATGTTCAAAATGCTATTTCCCGAAGAACTTCAAGAGTCTTCTAATGAACCTGTATTTCCCGAAGAACTTCAAGAgtctttttcaaaacaaaaactaGATCAAAAGCTTAAAtaaaattgaagagaaaataACATTTCCCATTCTAATGTTGTGCTGTGAAACCAGAGAACTTGACCTTATGGGTCATTCAACATCCTGAGGTCCACAGGGCTTGAAATAAATGTGTTGCAACTTACACTATAAATCGGTGAATCAAGCAACTCTTACCTTGAAGACAGTCTCAAGAAACATGCCAGGGCACACAGGAAGTGGTTTTCGCCTCACACGCTTTCCTGGAAACGATGATGCAATACAAATAACAGAAACTCTGTTATAGCCATTTCTGTGCAACGAGGAAGGGGAAAAGACTCGAGCAAATAAACTATGGCTGCCCTCAGTCGAGTGGCATCTTCGTCATCACTGCTAGAGTGGTCAGCACTTTCATTTTTTCTTGCCATTACATTTTTTATCATCGCCTGGACAGTCTACCCCAGATTCAAGCTACCAGTTTGGTTAAGAAGTTCACCAGCACTGACCGGGATTTTATCTAAGAACACAATTTTTCCAAAGTATGGTAAATAATAGTTGATATATTTCATAAACCAAAATGGGTATCCTGTAGTCTTAAATGCAGATACAGACCTCAGATTCTGGAAGGGTGTTAAATCCACGATCATTTCTCTTGTCTAGTATCCATCTCCCATAATATTCCGAGCTTCCTCTCTGACCAAACAAGTCTTGCAAGCAGTTTTCAATCTGGAACTACAGGTCGATCGAGTTTCCATTGTCTTCCAAAGATGAAAATAAGCTTTTATATTAGCTTCAATTATTACTAAATGACAGGAAGTACAAATTCAAACTTCATGAAAATAATAATGCATGAAAGCATGAAAAGACCACGGTCAGCGCCACTGAATTATGTATACAAGGACTATAGTTTTGTAAGTTAGAAATACTATTTCCTCGTTTTAACGTTTTAGGAGTTCCAACAATCCCAAGTAAACCAAATGACAGAACACAGCCCCAAAGAGGGGGAAATCTGCTGATTATATTTTTTACGAAGTGAcgtaaaatttcattaaaacaatAGTATTAGAAGAACTGGCATCAAGTTCTGAGGGTGAAATCTCAGTGACGGTATTAAACAGAC
This genomic interval from Malus domestica chromosome 05, GDT2T_hap1 contains the following:
- the LOC103433321 gene encoding fimbrin-2; protein product: MSGYVGILVSDPWLQNQFTQVELRSLKSHFMSMKRESGKLTVGDLPAKMSRLKVVGSDNFTDQDRASFIQDLHPNLDEDVDFEFFLRVYLQLQAHATATTGSGGKNNSSSAFLKAATTTLLHTISESEKASYVAHINNYLGQDDFLKTYLPIDPSTNDLFEIVKDGVLLCKLINVAVPGTIDERAINTKRVLNPWERNENHTLCLNSAKAVGCTVVNIGTQDFIEGRRHLVLGVISQIIKIQLLADLNLKKTPQLVELVDDSKDVEELMSLPPEKILLRWMNFQLKKAGYQKIVTNFSSDVKDAEAYAHLLNVLAPEHSKPSALDAKNPMERAKLVLEHADRMGCKRYLTAKDIVEGSPNLNLAFVAHIFQHRNGLSTQTKQTSFLDNLEDDTQISREERAFRFWMNSLGNSSYINNVFEDLRNGWALLESLDKISPGIVNWKIANKPPIKMPFKKVENCNQVVKIGKQLKFSLVNIAGNDIVQGNKKLILAYLWQLMRYNILQLLKNLRFHSHGKEIADADILEWANTKVSSTGSQSCMKSFKDKSLSDGIFFLELLSCVQPRVVNWSVVTKGVTDEEKKMNATYIISIARKLGCSIFLLPEDITEVNQKMILTLTASIMYWFLKQPVEDRRSGISDSEGSSIVSNSTTDDSASESSTEENGNI